Within Longimicrobium sp., the genomic segment CTCAGAGGGTGTTGAGAAATGTCAACTTGGCCGAAGCCGACGGAGCATGAGACCCGACATCGCAAGATGGATCCATGCTTCGCTACTCTCCGGCAGGCCCTCGTAGTCCTTGCTCAAACGGCGGCAGCGCCCCAGCCAAGCGAACGTCCTCTCCACAACCCAGCGCTTCGGCAGCACCGAGAAGCCCTTCTGGTCCTTCGGTCGCTCCACGATCTCCAGTTTCCAGCCGAGCGCATGCGTAATCAGTCGCGCACCCCGATAAATCGTGTCTGCGTAGATTACCTCCAGACGCGGACAACGTCCGACCAGCTTCGGCAGCACCTTGAACGCCCCATGAGAGTCCTGCACGTCGGCTGCATGCACCGTGACCGCCCAGAGGAGCCCCATCGTGTCGACGACGATGTGCCGCTTCCGCCCCTTTACCTTCTTGCCCGCATCATACCCACGGACCCCCCTTTTTCAGTCGTCTGAACCGACTGGCTGTCCAGCACTGCTGCGCTGGGCGTTGCCGGCCGGCCTTCGGACTGTCGGGTCCAGGTGCGAAGTACGTCGTGCACGCGCTCGAACGTGCCGTCCTTCTTCCACCTGCGGAAATGATCGTACACGCTGTCCCACGGCGGGAGGTCTGACGGCATCATCCGCCAGGAAATTCCTCCCCGGAGCACGTAGAAGAGCCCGTTGACGATCTCCCGGAGCGGATGGGTACGCGGCCGCCCGCCTCGTGATTTCGGCTTCTCGATGAGCGGGCGCAGCAGCTCCCACTGCGAATCGGTCAAGTCTGTCGGATATCTGAGGCTAGTCATGCCAGCCGCATACACCGTCTACTTGTGCATGTTCGCACTTTGTTCGGTTATCTCAACACCCTCTCAGGATGACACGGCGTTGTGTGCGGGGGAAGTACGGTAGCCCCAGTGATGACAGATGCGTAACTCCGGGAATGTTGACACACCCTCGGGCGCGCACGGCACTGGCTCCTTTCCCCCGCGGCAGTTTGCGGGGGAAGGGTTGGGGATGGGGGGCGCCGGCCCGCGCATCCGAAGTTCGAGTTTCCTCGCGGGCGCGTGTCAGCGCGGACGGGTGAGGGCCCCACGGCAGCTGAGGCCTCGGGCTTCGTGACCGCTGCCGCGCCCAAGTTGAGAAGTGGCCGCGGCTAGATCCTTCGGCCCGCGTAGTGTTGTGTGGGAGCGAGTGCGGGGCGCTTGGGCCTCAGGATGACACGGTGTCGTGTGCGGGGGAAGTATGCGGTACGGATGGGCCTCAGTGATGACAGATGCGTGACTCTGGGAGTGTTGACACACCCTCGGGCGCGCACCGGCACTGGCGCCCTTCCCCGCGGCAGTTTGCGGGGGAAGGGTTGG encodes:
- a CDS encoding IS5 family transposase (programmed frameshift), with amino-acid sequence MTSLRYPTDLTDSQWELLRPLIEKPKSRGGRPRTHPLREIVNGLFYVLRGGISWRMMPSDLPPWDSVYDHFRRWKKDGTFERVHDVLRTWTRQSEGRPATPSAAVLDSQSVQTTEKGGFRGYDAGKKVKGRKRHIVVDTMGLLWAVTVHAADVQDSHGAFKVLPKLVGRCPRLEVIYADTIYRGARLITHALGWKLEIVERPKDQKGFSVLPKRWVVERTFAWLGRCRRLSKDYEGLPESSEAWIHLAMSGLMLRRLRPS